Within the Naumovozyma castellii chromosome 1, complete genome genome, the region tgatttgattgaGCAAGAAGGTTTAagttttattaaatttattaattttggGAAACAAATCATTGTTAATAATGAGAAGCAAAATTACCTTTTGAATAAActtgttttctttttgatgaatttgaaagataaGAAGGGATCTATTTATTTAGTTAAAGATATGGATGGTAGtcaagattttaaaaatggGAGAATTTCGAAGATATGTCAAATTGTGGAGGAAAGAATTCAACGtcaaattttaataaaatctCATTTCAATTATCGATCTGTTCTTATTaagaattcatttttggaaGTTTGGTGTGatgaattcaatgaaattaagTTGTTATCAAACGATGAAATTACTGTGGTGAAGAAACCAATCTTACggaaattaaattttggtGTTATGGAAGGTTTAAATGAGGAAATCATTatgaatcaatttgaatctgAATATGAATCATATGTTTTAGATTCATATCATCATAGATATCCCATGGGAGAGTCATATCATGATGTTGCCATTAGAATGGAACCcttattattagaattggaacatattgaaggaaatttaATCATATTGGCAGATGAAACTGTGTTAAGAATAATCTATGGATATTTTATGTCACGTAATTGTCTTGATTTACCGCTGTTAAAACTGGAAGACAATGAATTTGTGCAAATGTCAATATGTCCCGAGGGTAAGAATACAGTGTTAAGAATTCCATTGaataattaaattaaatatgcTATTTACATATTGATGCagaatgaatgaataaataagtAATTAGATGAATTTTTTATGCTATTATTGTTTCCGTATCAAAGGAAACGgtttttttcattgaatgtcttcttctgcttcttcttccgGAAGATTTTCTAGCAGACCTTATCCTTGCCTgtctttcattttcttcagcaGCCTTCAAAAGATCATATCTCGTTATAACTCTTGGTGATTCCGCTTTTTGTTCTCTTTCCATCGATGGTATATGATTGAAAGCGGACTTTATGGGGAAAAACACGATGTTTGATATGGTTGCAGCCATAGCGGATGAACTTGACCCGAGCGATGTCATTGATGTGTCGCTTGATGAATCCGTGATTGTACCGGGGAATGATGT harbors:
- the NCAS0A02070 gene encoding uncharacterized protein (ancestral locus Anc_4.177); the encoded protein is MMLVKHIVEFFGIKNGQLSIIDGNNLELEDIKKLNKVFDECNVNVLFIEFITGEGIEEDDYSEEEDDEENDLIEQEGLSFIKFINFGKQIIVNNEKQNYLLNKLVFFLMNLKDKKGSIYLVKDMDGSQDFKNGRISKICQIVEERIQRQILIKSHFNYRSVLIKNSFLEVWCDEFNEIKLLSNDEITVVKKPILRKLNFGVMEGLNEEIIMNQFESEYESYVLDSYHHRYPMGESYHDVAIRMEPLLLELEHIEGNLIILADETVLRIIYGYFMSRNCLDLPLLKLEDNEFVQMSICPEGKNTVLRIPLNN
- the NCAS0A02080 gene encoding uncharacterized protein (ancestral locus Anc_4.178), translating into MITTLTKSITALSTSFPGTITDSSSDTSMTSLGSSSSAMAATISNIVFFPIKSAFNHIPSMEREQKAESPRVITRYDLLKAAEENERQARIRSARKSSGRRSRRRHSMKKTVSFDTETIIA